The following coding sequences are from one Paenibacillus stellifer window:
- a CDS encoding nucleotidyltransferase family protein: MKTEYGLILEMCRDRTDIEVQLDKDELRKLDWADALWFMSLNKIDCMFARKTINGMSWSEINKIVARDLRCKYLATHYRNSLVYRRIIPEIVQIFESLSVDFAMSKGVVHASRLYGSIGERYFGDIDLMVRKKDLKRIKEAFVLAGYTSGEYSFSKGVILEATPEAVKFYEMTTHQTFPFSKVFDDPVTDFIEIDLNFGLGPDRNMKDAGLTDRLLARRTMIQCGDAAFPGLSREDLVLHCCLEIFRDTTAVFHIKDQDDLKLYQFVELSRMIANWAGELDWPYMTSTATEFGLDKPVYYALYYCGQVFPDIGPLTEEFLRSIEPEDKSYLNQYGAENKQGAEWEMPFIERIFNKDRYELIRQTVETGDFGAFKKREDFASKNFQPK, translated from the coding sequence ATGAAGACGGAATACGGGCTGATTCTTGAAATGTGCCGGGACCGGACGGATATCGAGGTTCAGCTTGACAAGGACGAATTGCGCAAGCTGGATTGGGCCGATGCCTTATGGTTCATGAGCCTGAACAAGATCGACTGCATGTTCGCCAGGAAGACGATCAACGGCATGAGCTGGAGCGAGATCAACAAGATTGTCGCGAGAGATTTAAGATGCAAGTATCTGGCGACCCATTACCGCAACTCCCTGGTGTACCGCAGAATTATCCCCGAGATTGTGCAGATCTTCGAGTCTCTATCCGTCGATTTCGCCATGTCCAAAGGGGTTGTGCATGCAAGCCGGCTGTACGGCAGCATCGGCGAAAGGTATTTCGGCGACATCGACTTGATGGTAAGGAAGAAGGACCTCAAGCGGATCAAGGAGGCTTTTGTCCTGGCGGGTTATACAAGCGGCGAGTACAGCTTCAGCAAGGGTGTTATCCTTGAAGCGACGCCGGAGGCGGTCAAATTCTATGAAATGACGACGCATCAGACGTTCCCGTTCAGCAAGGTCTTCGATGATCCCGTAACTGATTTCATCGAGATTGATCTGAACTTCGGGCTTGGCCCCGATCGGAATATGAAGGATGCGGGACTGACGGACAGGCTGCTTGCGCGTAGAACGATGATCCAATGCGGGGACGCGGCGTTCCCCGGCCTGTCCAGGGAAGATTTGGTGCTGCATTGCTGTCTCGAGATATTCAGGGATACGACGGCGGTCTTTCACATCAAGGATCAGGACGATCTGAAGCTGTATCAATTCGTCGAATTGAGCCGGATGATTGCGAATTGGGCCGGCGAACTGGATTGGCCGTACATGACCTCTACCGCTACGGAGTTCGGTCTGGACAAGCCTGTCTATTACGCGCTGTATTATTGCGGCCAGGTCTTCCCGGACATCGGACCGTTAACGGAAGAGTTCCTGCGTTCCATCGAGCCTGAAGACAAGTCCTATCTGAATCAATATGGCGCGGAGAACAAGCAGGGAGCCGAATGGGAAATGCCCTTCATCGAGAGAATCTTCAATAAGGACCGGTATGAGCTGATTAGACAGACTGTCGAGACGGGAGATTTCGGGGCATTCAAGAAGCGGGAGGATTTTGCGTCTAAAAATTTCCAGCCCAAATAA
- a CDS encoding ABC transporter ATP-binding protein, whose amino-acid sequence MAQMRNRDQLRVIWGFARKYKFSFVSLYLCLAIEALLAMLTPLIIGLLVDEVVYYRNIEFFWRIALVFGICIAFMSVLYTIHPNIWQYLMSRFIFDIKLKLFDQITYAKASFLSEAKTGDLISRNVHDASEFMNIIQRNMFHFFNGIVQVALALIFVWIYSWKAAMLMLVVIPLSTLLSLHFGGRARKRSAEARAAYGGYISWMVEWLKGLREIRLLAAERNSKVAFVRHYKEMVLIKIKTSIIQLKATLFIEGIALLSNLSLYSLSGFLVLRGEITLGAFIAMAEYFATANLKLADLVNNNVDRQLRQAAVDRVCELLEVDTEKNDEANRPLLVPQGNIRFRNVSFSYNDRDPVLKNINLDIQEGQHLSIVGASGSGKTTLMNLLLRLYSAGSGEILVDGSDIGRCTLKSIRKNIGIVQQETLLFNESIRSNLSLGNRHCTDAEIIEACDKADIGGFIRQLPAGLDTIVGHGGIDLSGGQKQRLGIARIYLKDPRILVFDEATSALDFETEKSVHQAWDTVSRGRTTITIAHRLTTILKSDKVAVLHEGEIVSCANHAELLETCAHYQKLFKSQYIGQGA is encoded by the coding sequence ATGGCGCAGATGCGTAACCGGGACCAACTGAGGGTAATTTGGGGATTTGCCCGAAAATATAAGTTCAGCTTCGTCTCTCTGTACCTGTGTCTGGCGATCGAGGCCTTGCTCGCGATGCTTACGCCGCTGATTATCGGTCTCTTGGTCGATGAGGTCGTTTACTACAGGAACATCGAGTTCTTCTGGAGAATTGCGCTCGTGTTCGGGATATGCATCGCGTTCATGAGCGTTCTGTACACGATACATCCGAATATATGGCAATATTTGATGTCCCGGTTTATTTTCGATATCAAGCTGAAACTGTTTGACCAGATTACTTACGCGAAGGCGTCATTTCTCTCGGAAGCCAAGACCGGCGATCTGATATCACGGAATGTCCATGATGCTTCGGAGTTCATGAATATTATCCAGCGGAATATGTTCCATTTCTTCAACGGCATTGTCCAGGTTGCGCTGGCCCTGATCTTCGTCTGGATCTACAGCTGGAAGGCCGCCATGCTTATGCTGGTCGTCATTCCGCTCTCGACGCTGTTGTCCCTGCATTTTGGAGGCAGAGCCAGGAAGCGTTCGGCGGAAGCGCGGGCCGCATACGGCGGTTACATCAGCTGGATGGTGGAATGGCTGAAGGGGCTGCGGGAGATCCGGCTGCTGGCGGCGGAGCGGAATTCGAAGGTTGCTTTTGTCCGGCATTACAAAGAGATGGTTCTGATTAAAATTAAAACGTCGATCATTCAGCTCAAGGCGACTCTGTTCATTGAAGGCATTGCGCTTCTCTCGAATTTGAGCCTATACAGCCTGTCCGGGTTTCTTGTGCTGCGGGGTGAAATCACGCTAGGAGCCTTCATTGCCATGGCGGAATATTTCGCGACGGCGAATCTCAAGTTGGCCGACCTGGTGAACAACAATGTGGACAGGCAGCTTAGACAAGCGGCCGTGGACCGGGTGTGCGAGCTGCTTGAAGTGGATACGGAGAAGAATGATGAAGCCAACAGGCCCCTGCTGGTGCCGCAAGGAAATATCCGGTTCCGGAATGTGTCATTCTCGTACAATGACCGGGACCCCGTACTGAAGAATATCAATCTGGATATCCAGGAGGGCCAGCATCTGTCGATCGTGGGTGCGAGCGGGTCGGGCAAGACGACGCTGATGAATTTGCTGCTCCGGCTGTATTCGGCCGGCTCCGGGGAGATTCTGGTGGACGGAAGCGATATTGGCCGCTGCACGCTGAAGTCGATTCGCAAGAATATCGGAATTGTCCAGCAGGAGACGCTGTTATTTAATGAGAGCATCCGCAGCAATCTCTCTCTCGGCAACCGGCATTGTACGGACGCGGAGATTATAGAGGCGTGCGACAAGGCGGATATCGGCGGGTTCATCCGGCAGCTTCCCGCAGGTCTGGATACGATTGTCGGCCATGGTGGAATCGACTTGTCCGGAGGACAGAAGCAGCGGCTGGGCATTGCCCGGATTTATCTCAAGGACCCCCGGATTCTCGTCTTCGACGAAGCGACCTCGGCACTGGATTTCGAAACAGAGAAGTCCGTTCATCAAGCATGGGATACGGTCAGCCGGGGCAGAACGACCATCACCATCGCCCATCGGCTGACGACGATTCTCAAGAGCGACAAGGTTGCGGTACTGCATGAGGGCGAGATTGTGTCGTGCGCCAACCATGCGGAATTGCTTGAGACCTGCGCCCATTATCAAAAGCTGTTCAAATCTCAATATATCGGACAGGGGGCGTAA
- the asnB gene encoding asparagine synthase (glutamine-hydrolyzing): protein MCGIAGIFNASGVDATTLHVMTESLGHRGPDDIGFFHDGQIGLGHVRLSILDPEHGKQPVANEDGSVIVIFNGEIFNYLALRDMLMRCGHAVLNDSDTAILPHMYEEYGLDMFSRLNGQFAIAIWDRRQSTLILARDRMGEKPLYYAREGNRLCFASECKAILKSGFVKPVISPRAMRQVFTYWSTLGDTSVFEHISSVPPGSMLVCQKGEVRIAPYWSFTYPAGCTKETCSLEDYIEELDVRLTRAIERRLLSDVPVSFYLSGGLDSSLILAIASRRLSRRPDTFSLTFEDRHFDESRYQRAMLDTLETNHHEVRYSMDDLPGVIRETVRHTETPLVRTGAFPMFVLARLVGSRGRKVVLSGEGSDELFGGYDLFREVKIRTFVSRNPDSNFRSALYKRVNQFVNGLNDQPVRSLAMYYGSSSADSVLGSHVSRWRLFDSSLRLFSADYRYEMAQGGKFQDVEGFLPPGFAEWTPIRRAQFLELLIFLPNYLLSSQGDRVAMAAGVECRYPFLDSDMLDYAMNLPDSLKLKGLDEKYILKKLARKYVPGEIINRTKFPYRAPVDLARLLNDEYIRYVLEPDTIRRFGIFDPESAGKYIAFLSSKERVNEKDIMRFMGILTTQVLAEQFM from the coding sequence ATGTGCGGAATTGCCGGTATATTCAATGCCAGTGGAGTAGACGCAACGACGTTGCATGTGATGACGGAGAGTCTCGGGCACCGCGGACCGGATGATATCGGCTTCTTCCATGACGGTCAGATTGGCCTGGGCCATGTCCGGCTGAGCATCCTGGACCCTGAACACGGCAAGCAGCCGGTTGCGAATGAGGATGGGTCCGTAATTGTGATATTTAACGGCGAAATCTTCAATTATTTAGCACTGAGGGACATGCTGATGAGGTGCGGACATGCCGTCTTGAACGATTCCGATACCGCTATATTGCCGCATATGTACGAAGAATACGGTCTTGATATGTTCAGCCGGCTGAACGGACAGTTCGCCATCGCAATCTGGGACCGGAGACAGAGCACCCTGATTCTGGCGAGGGACAGAATGGGCGAGAAGCCCCTCTATTACGCGCGGGAAGGAAACAGGCTCTGCTTCGCCTCGGAATGCAAAGCGATTCTGAAGAGCGGATTCGTGAAGCCGGTCATCTCTCCCAGGGCAATGAGGCAAGTATTCACGTACTGGTCCACTCTGGGCGATACGAGCGTATTCGAGCATATCTCTTCCGTCCCTCCGGGTTCGATGCTGGTCTGTCAGAAGGGAGAGGTGCGGATTGCGCCGTATTGGTCGTTCACGTATCCGGCCGGCTGCACGAAGGAGACCTGCAGTCTTGAGGATTACATAGAGGAACTGGATGTCAGGCTGACTCGGGCGATTGAGCGGCGCTTGTTGTCCGATGTGCCGGTTTCCTTCTATTTAAGCGGAGGCCTCGATTCGAGCCTGATTCTCGCCATCGCATCGAGACGCTTGAGCCGCAGGCCCGACACCTTCTCTCTCACGTTCGAGGATCGTCATTTCGACGAATCGCGATATCAGAGGGCGATGCTGGATACGCTTGAGACGAATCATCATGAAGTCCGTTATTCCATGGACGATCTGCCCGGGGTCATCCGGGAGACGGTCCGTCATACGGAGACGCCGCTCGTGCGCACCGGGGCATTCCCCATGTTCGTGCTGGCGCGGCTGGTGGGCAGCCGGGGCAGAAAGGTGGTGCTGTCGGGGGAAGGCTCGGACGAGCTGTTCGGCGGTTACGATCTGTTCCGTGAAGTGAAGATCCGGACGTTCGTCAGCCGCAACCCGGATTCGAACTTCCGAAGCGCGTTGTACAAGAGAGTGAATCAGTTCGTGAACGGGCTGAACGACCAGCCTGTCCGGAGCCTGGCCATGTACTATGGCAGCTCGTCCGCGGATTCCGTTCTGGGTTCGCATGTATCGCGATGGCGGTTGTTCGACAGCAGTCTGCGTCTCTTCTCGGCGGATTACCGGTATGAGATGGCCCAAGGCGGGAAGTTTCAGGATGTGGAAGGCTTTCTTCCGCCGGGATTTGCGGAATGGACGCCGATCCGGAGGGCGCAATTTCTGGAATTGCTTATTTTCCTGCCGAATTATTTGTTGTCCTCCCAGGGAGACCGGGTCGCGATGGCCGCCGGGGTGGAATGCCGATACCCGTTCCTGGACAGCGATATGCTGGATTATGCAATGAACTTGCCGGATTCGCTGAAGCTGAAAGGTCTTGACGAGAAGTATATTCTGAAGAAGCTGGCCCGGAAATACGTTCCCGGGGAGATTATTAACCGGACCAAGTTCCCTTACCGGGCGCCGGTTGATCTTGCGCGGCTGCTGAATGACGAATATATCCGATATGTTCTGGAGCCGGACACGATCAGGAGGTTCGGCATCTTCGATCCGGAGTCCGCCGGCAAATACATCGCGTTCCTGTCGAGCAAAGAGCGTGTCAACGAGAAGGATATTATGCGGTTCATGGGGATTCTGACCACGCAAGTATTGGCAGAGCAATTCATGTGA
- a CDS encoding beta-ketoacyl-[acyl-carrier-protein] synthase family protein, with protein sequence METGAGAVITGYDLCTVAGHSLEANVASLRAGAGCTSGPERGWNTLEYDYGNPSGVADLIRDCVLGALELAGWTRQDVVSLTASGSRVSLIFGSNFFETGQWEQGGRSGSLLWACNSAIHRLTAELAINGVSLNASTACSSGASAEVLACQLIEAGESGLVIVCGYDVRTVIPENGMRVIGALSKDRIQPFALNRSGTELADGVGVLVLESREWAERRSAVVYASVAGYGIRSDAYNISAPDPEGAALEKAMRSAIAMSGIDPDQVGYINAHGSGTPLNDELETRIIRKVFGGHAGKLLINSSKSIIGHTLGAAGVIESVITVLALVHGRVHATANYTDADPDCDLNYCTSGYVDMDLRFAMSNSIGFGGTNVCIVFEKGGPCDEA encoded by the coding sequence ATGGAGACAGGAGCGGGAGCGGTAATTACCGGATATGACCTGTGTACGGTGGCAGGCCATTCCCTGGAAGCCAATGTAGCCTCTCTGAGAGCCGGAGCCGGCTGCACCTCCGGCCCGGAACGCGGCTGGAACACGCTGGAGTACGATTACGGGAATCCATCCGGGGTCGCGGACCTCATCCGTGACTGCGTGCTTGGAGCCCTGGAGCTTGCCGGATGGACGCGGCAGGACGTAGTCTCGCTGACTGCAAGCGGGTCAAGGGTAAGCCTCATATTCGGCTCCAACTTCTTCGAGACGGGGCAATGGGAGCAGGGCGGCCGGAGCGGCAGCCTGTTATGGGCGTGCAATTCTGCGATTCACAGACTGACGGCAGAGCTTGCGATCAATGGGGTCTCGCTTAACGCTTCCACGGCGTGCTCTTCCGGTGCCAGCGCGGAAGTGCTGGCCTGCCAACTGATCGAGGCGGGCGAATCCGGGCTGGTCATTGTGTGCGGGTATGATGTGCGGACTGTAATTCCCGAGAATGGCATGCGCGTGATCGGCGCGTTGTCGAAGGACCGGATACAACCGTTCGCCTTGAACCGGTCCGGCACCGAGCTGGCGGACGGCGTCGGGGTTCTGGTGCTGGAGAGCAGGGAATGGGCCGAGAGAAGAAGCGCGGTTGTCTATGCCTCTGTCGCAGGTTATGGAATCCGCAGCGACGCTTACAATATTTCCGCTCCCGATCCGGAAGGCGCCGCGCTGGAGAAGGCCATGAGGTCGGCCATTGCGATGTCCGGCATAGACCCGGACCAAGTCGGGTACATCAATGCCCACGGTTCGGGCACGCCGCTGAATGACGAGCTAGAGACGAGGATCATCCGGAAGGTGTTCGGCGGACATGCCGGCAAGCTGCTGATTAATTCCTCCAAGTCCATCATCGGGCATACGCTGGGCGCCGCCGGGGTCATAGAATCGGTTATCACGGTTCTGGCGCTGGTCCACGGTCGGGTTCATGCAACCGCCAACTATACGGATGCCGATCCGGATTGTGATCTGAATTACTGCACGAGCGGATATGTCGATATGGACCTTCGGTTCGCCATGTCGAACTCCATCGGCTTCGGCGGGACGAATGTCTGTATCGTCTTCGAGAAGGGCGGGCCTTGCGATGAAGCATAG
- a CDS encoding acyl carrier protein — MSGNVDKIMAIISEASGIALDELGPGTPIGDAGINSITFIEIVVKLEQELDIELDDEALDLSRYEVVSDLLRALDEEVGV, encoded by the coding sequence ATGAGCGGTAACGTTGACAAGATTATGGCTATAATCAGCGAAGCAAGCGGCATCGCGTTGGATGAATTGGGACCCGGAACTCCGATTGGAGATGCAGGGATTAATTCCATTACGTTCATTGAAATTGTAGTGAAGCTCGAGCAGGAGCTGGATATTGAACTGGACGATGAGGCGCTGGACCTGTCCCGGTATGAGGTGGTCTCGGATCTGCTTCGGGCCCTTGATGAAGAAGTAGGGGTCTAG
- a CDS encoding acyl carrier protein has protein sequence MTILTEEQNEIMLTVKGHLLNHVLFGYAEEDLDPDSSFLELGILDSTGIMELVSMIESHFDVEVLDSEIIPENLDSLRCISAFVWGKQHRDRG, from the coding sequence GTGACAATTCTTACCGAAGAACAGAATGAAATTATGCTGACTGTGAAAGGCCATTTGCTCAATCATGTATTGTTCGGCTACGCCGAGGAAGATCTGGACCCGGATTCGTCGTTTCTGGAACTCGGAATTCTGGATTCAACAGGAATTATGGAGCTGGTATCCATGATCGAGAGCCACTTCGACGTGGAGGTGCTGGATTCGGAGATTATTCCAGAGAATCTTGATTCCCTCCGCTGCATCTCCGCGTTTGTCTGGGGCAAACAACACCGGGACCGGGGGTGA
- a CDS encoding class I adenylate-forming enzyme family protein → MGTIFAFLADRASGQPDRTYIEEHHRSWSYREVFDLATGLAGHLARLGIGEDDRVLLWMDNSAEYIIAYFAVLRAGAIAVPVSPAASGEHLRFILDDVAPKAILTHARSAGRVSGPASERHAVVLPVDEWVKAATAAQRHMPAAAGLPSAEPERVALILYTSGTTRNPKGVMLTHRNLEANTESILAYLPIQPEDSLLVAIPFYYAYGNSLILTQTKAGGTLYLDNRAAFPVKILERLRDGNMSGFSTVGSYLHLLLKQDTVSDLDFAGLKYLTVAGEACSAEDVDRLSALAPGLSIYMMYGQTEAAARLSYLEPPLLPLKRGSIGRAIPGVELRVVNDDGMEVRPGEIGEIIASGPNIMKGYWNNRIETEAAVRDGWLHTGDLATADSEGFLYIKGRKNDIIKYLGHRISPLEVETAINQCEGVLECAVVESEIHQEKQIVAYVVRQDENCDENRIDRTVRKILPPYKRPHAYRFIGSLPRTANGKIKRSELRSSEVHPNYQ, encoded by the coding sequence ATGGGTACAATTTTTGCGTTCTTGGCGGATCGCGCAAGCGGGCAACCGGACCGCACCTATATCGAAGAGCATCATCGCAGCTGGAGTTATCGGGAGGTGTTCGATCTGGCAACCGGCCTGGCTGGCCATCTGGCCCGGCTCGGGATCGGTGAAGACGACAGAGTCTTGCTATGGATGGACAATTCGGCCGAGTACATCATCGCCTACTTTGCGGTGCTGCGCGCCGGGGCGATCGCCGTTCCGGTCAGCCCCGCCGCAAGCGGCGAGCATCTGCGGTTCATTCTGGATGATGTAGCCCCCAAGGCGATTCTCACTCATGCAAGAAGCGCGGGAAGAGTGAGCGGACCGGCAAGCGAACGGCATGCGGTGGTCTTGCCAGTTGACGAATGGGTGAAGGCTGCAACCGCAGCGCAAAGACATATGCCGGCTGCGGCAGGTCTTCCTTCCGCCGAGCCTGAACGGGTGGCGCTAATTCTGTACACCTCGGGCACAACCCGAAACCCGAAGGGCGTCATGCTGACGCACCGCAACCTGGAGGCCAATACGGAATCGATACTGGCTTATCTCCCCATACAGCCGGAAGACTCGCTGCTGGTTGCCATTCCTTTCTACTATGCTTACGGCAATTCTCTGATTCTGACGCAGACGAAGGCGGGCGGGACGTTATACCTGGACAACCGGGCGGCTTTTCCGGTGAAGATTCTGGAGCGACTGCGGGACGGGAACATGAGCGGCTTCTCGACTGTCGGCTCGTATCTGCATCTTCTTCTGAAGCAGGATACGGTATCCGATCTTGATTTTGCCGGACTCAAGTATCTGACTGTTGCGGGGGAAGCCTGCTCTGCCGAGGATGTGGACAGATTGAGCGCTCTGGCGCCCGGTCTCAGCATCTATATGATGTACGGCCAGACCGAGGCTGCGGCGAGATTAAGCTATCTGGAGCCACCCTTGCTGCCGCTGAAGAGAGGCTCGATCGGAAGAGCGATTCCCGGAGTCGAGCTTCGGGTGGTGAACGATGACGGGATGGAGGTCCGGCCCGGCGAGATTGGCGAGATTATCGCTTCCGGCCCCAATATTATGAAGGGGTACTGGAACAACCGGATCGAGACAGAGGCGGCGGTCAGGGACGGGTGGCTGCACACCGGGGATCTCGCAACAGCCGATTCCGAAGGGTTCCTGTATATAAAAGGAAGAAAGAATGACATCATTAAATATTTGGGCCACCGAATCAGTCCCCTCGAAGTGGAGACGGCGATCAATCAATGTGAAGGCGTATTGGAGTGCGCGGTCGTCGAATCGGAGATTCATCAAGAGAAACAAATTGTAGCTTATGTGGTCCGTCAGGACGAGAACTGCGACGAGAACAGAATCGACCGAACTGTGCGAAAGATTTTGCCTCCTTATAAAAGACCCCATGCCTACCGGTTCATCGGTTCGCTGCCGCGCACCGCAAACGGTAAGATCAAGCGAAGCGAATTAAGAAGCTCTGAGGTTCATCCAAACTACCAGTAA
- a CDS encoding beta-ketoacyl synthase N-terminal-like domain-containing protein yields the protein MKHRYVITGLGQVSSMGNDMSEMRSGFSGDKTGFAVEHRGESAYPVAKATGFDFYKLGFQLKTYADRVSQLCACAARQAIGHSELELEEDDADAAGRGLLTASQFGCLDSASRYLHQLKTLKKSRFASPLYFMHSICNMPNSITATELRLKGVSNHLAGSSESGLMTLWQGIRFMESGQSEYVIAGGADGISDELIGQLHSLGLLGTGPEPARWRGPFDQERKHAVWGEAAAFVRMEKEETALRGGKRVYGVVKGIGMATSASGRSRARAIEEAMRAAIERSGIRPGSLSFVAANANGTMTADWLEAAAIEAVCGPDTPVYAPKSYFGETSSAAGLLGIVSVLALTGERLPVNRHTYEPDRRIALNVGYGDREKVCIRPGDHFIVNGYNRGGVSVSVCIEVYGGGSR from the coding sequence ATGAAGCATAGGTATGTCATTACGGGCCTCGGCCAAGTATCGTCCATGGGCAACGATATGAGCGAGATGAGAAGCGGCTTCAGCGGGGACAAAACCGGCTTTGCGGTTGAGCACCGCGGGGAGAGCGCATACCCCGTCGCGAAGGCAACGGGATTCGATTTCTACAAGCTGGGATTTCAGTTGAAGACGTATGCCGATCGGGTAAGCCAGCTATGCGCCTGTGCGGCAAGGCAGGCCATAGGACATTCGGAGCTGGAACTGGAGGAGGACGATGCCGATGCGGCTGGAAGAGGTCTTCTTACCGCCTCCCAGTTCGGCTGTCTGGATTCCGCCTCCCGGTACTTGCATCAGCTCAAGACGCTGAAGAAATCGAGGTTCGCAAGCCCGCTCTATTTCATGCATTCGATCTGCAATATGCCTAATTCCATAACTGCCACGGAGCTTCGGCTTAAGGGTGTCTCGAATCATCTGGCCGGGTCGTCCGAGTCTGGACTGATGACGCTCTGGCAGGGCATCCGGTTCATGGAGTCCGGCCAGTCGGAATATGTGATTGCGGGCGGGGCGGACGGCATATCGGATGAACTGATCGGACAGCTTCATAGTCTCGGTCTCCTCGGGACTGGACCGGAGCCCGCGCGCTGGAGGGGACCGTTCGATCAGGAACGCAAGCATGCGGTGTGGGGCGAGGCGGCGGCGTTTGTCCGAATGGAGAAGGAAGAAACGGCGCTTCGCGGCGGCAAGCGGGTGTACGGAGTGGTGAAAGGGATCGGAATGGCGACTTCAGCTTCCGGCCGGAGCCGGGCGCGCGCAATTGAAGAGGCGATGAGAGCCGCGATTGAGCGAAGCGGAATCCGTCCAGGCAGCCTGTCCTTTGTCGCAGCCAACGCCAACGGGACTATGACGGCGGATTGGCTGGAGGCAGCCGCCATTGAGGCAGTTTGCGGACCGGATACCCCGGTGTATGCTCCAAAATCTTATTTCGGCGAAACCTCTTCCGCGGCGGGGCTGCTTGGCATCGTCTCCGTTCTCGCACTGACCGGGGAGCGGCTGCCGGTCAATCGGCATACGTATGAGCCCGATCGCAGAATCGCCCTGAACGTGGGATACGGAGACAGGGAGAAAGTGTGCATCCGTCCGGGCGATCATTTCATCGTTAACGGGTATAACCGCGGCGGAGTGTCGGTATCTGTTTGTATTGAAGTGTACGGAGGTGGTTCGCGGTGA